The genomic stretch GGGCGCAAGCTCCGGAGGACCCGGGCTCACGGCGGCAACCGCAGGTGCGACGGTCGGCGGAACCCCCTCGACGTCCGCGCTGGGGGCTGACCCCATGCGCAAATAGACCGTGACGCCGATCACTCCCAGCAGGAACAACCCGACCAAGCTGACCAGCGCGACCGGCCACAGCCGACGCGTTTGCGTCGGAAGCACGAGGCTCGGCGTCTGAGCGGACACGGGTGCCCGTGGACCCACGACGGCAGTGGTTGCGGTGTCTGAGATCTCGCTCGGCGGCGCGACGCGCGCGACCTTCCGGGACAGCGTGGCGTCCTCGTCGAAGTCGGCCACGACGGCGCTCGCCCGCTTCGGCAGGATCGACTCGATCGCCGCCCCGAGCTCCCGCGCCGAAGCCCACCTGAGCTCCGGGTCTCGCTCGAGGCACTTTGCGACGATCGCGTCGAGCCGCGGGTCGACACTCGGCGCGTGCTCCGACAGTCGCGGCACGTTGCCGTGCAACACCTCACCCACCACGGCGTAGGCGGTCGTGCCGTCGAACGGCAGACGGCCGGCCACCATCTCGAACAGCATCACGCCGACCGACCAGAGGTCGGTACGCTGGTCCAGGTCTCGCAACCCGCGGGCCTGCTCCGGGCTCATATACGCCGGCGTTCCGATGGGCGCGCCGGTCACGGTCGAAGACGGGCCGTCGGGGACGAGCAACTTGCTCACACCAAAGTCGAGCACCTTGACCACCCGACCGTGGCCGGGATCTTCGTGCAGAAAGACGTTCGCGGGTTTCAGATCGCGATGCACGACTCCGGACGCGTGCGCAGCGCCGAGCGCCGCGGTGATCTCGGCGCCGACCGCCGCCGCTCGGGTCGAATCCAGGTTGCCACGGCGATCGAGCAGCTCCGCCAGCGTCTCTCCGCTGAGCAGCTCCATCACCAGGAACGGCTCGCCCGCCTCCGTCTCACCTACATCGTACACTTCGATCACGTTCGGATGCTGCAGGCGCCCCGCCACACTCGCCTCGCGCAACATCCGTTCACGCAACTCCGGCGCGATCTGACTGTCAGCGTGAACGAGCTTCAGCGCGAACGGGCGCTGCGTCCGCAAATTCAGCGCCTCCCACACCTCCCCCATCCCGCCTTCACCCAGGCAGCGAACCAGTCGGTATTTTTTGCTGATGATGCTGCCTGAAGCGATCACGGCGCCTCGTCATTGGGTTCGTGAATAGCCGCCGTTCGGTGGTACTCAGCGTCCCCCATCTGGGATAATATGTCATCCATCATGGGCGAGAAGCTTTCAGCGATCGTGCTGGCAATCACCGCCCTGGGCTGTGCGCCGGACCAGTTCAACTACGGAGCTGGCGGCACCGGGAGCACCAGCGCCGGCGGGGCGGGGGGCGTGGGCTGTGACAAGGACGAATGCACCCCGGCCTGCCCGGAAGGAACCGAGCTCACCGCCAACGGGCTCTGCGTGCCGACGTGCGGTCCGTGGCAGGTCGAGCTCGGATTTCCGATGCCGGCGGGTTTGGCCACCACCGGGGCGGAGCTGTTGGCCGCGGGGACATCCTCCGACGACAACGGGAAACCATCACAAGCAGTGCTCGTCACTGCCGAGACGTGCAGCGGCAAGGTCGGAAGCGTCGTCTTCCCGCTGTCAGCGCTCGGCTCTTCGGCGCAGGCAATCGCGGAGAGCGCTGGCTCCGTGTTCTTGGCAGGGTCGAGCGACGGAAAGATCAGCTTTGCCGAGCTCGATCCCAAGACCGGAAAACTGAAGAGCAGCGCTACCCCGAGCGCTCTGGCTGCGGACGCGGTGATCGCCGATCTATCCGCGGGCAGCTCCGGGGCATGGTCGGTCGGTAGCTCGGAGTCGAGCGGCCCCTGGGTGGCACGAGCATCCGGCGCTAGCGCATGTTCCGCGAACCTCGCCGGTGCGACGGGCGCGCGCGCCGTTGCGGCGCTCGCCGACTCCGCGCTCCTCGTGATCGAGACCCAGGGCAAGCTGAAGTTGGCGCGTGTGAACGCCGTGGACTGCGCTCCTCCGACCTGCGCGTGCAAACCGAGCTTCACCTCCCCAGAGCTGGTCCTGCCTGGCGAAGCTGCGAGCGCGCGTGATCTGTTGGTGGTCGACGATGTCGCTCACGTCGTGGGACACGCGCGCATTGGTTCTGCCGAACCCTTCGCTTTCGCCGCCTCGCTCAGCGTGGCAACGGGCGCGGTTCAGGCCGTCGTCACCTGGGATCCCGGGCCCGGCGCCGAAGTCTTCAGCCGCATGACCACGCTCGGTTCCGAGCTATTCGTGGGGGGCGCCGTCGGCGCGACCAACGTGGAAGATCCCGGAGCTGGCAGGGCCGCCTTGGCAGTATGGCAGCTGCCGCTGACTCCTGAGGCCAAGCCCACCTGGACCAACACCGATTTCGCGAGCATGAAGGCAACGCGCATTCAGGGGCTCGCCGTCATGGACAAGTCCGTCTTTGCGCTGGCGAGCACGGGCATCGGCAACGCCAGGCTGCTGGGACTCCCCGCGCCCATCGTCAAGCCTTGATCCGGCCTCAGGTTGTCTCGCTGCTCGGTGGCTCGTCCAACTCCTCGCTGAGCGGACCATCGAGCAGCTCGGTGACGGTCACTGCGCGAAGCTTTCGATCACCAAGCTCCTCGAGCAGCCGCGGCAAGAGCTCCACGCTGGCCGGCTCGAAGTCGTCTCGCTCCGCCGAATCGTGCAAGAGCACGATGGCGCCGTCGACGAGCCCAGGCTCGATGCGGGCGTAGGCTCGCTCGGCGTCGGTCGGACCCACCCCGTCGAGCCCGCGGGCGGACCAGGCAACGGTGCGGACGTGGGCGCGCTTCGCCCCGGCCGCGGTGCGCGAGCTGACATGGCCAACAGGCGGACGGAACAAGGTCGGGCGGAAACCACACGCTTGCTCGACCGCGAGCTGAGTGCGCGCGATGTCTTCCTCCACGTGTTTGGGTGGTTTGAACGAATACAGCCGGTCGTGCTGATAACCGTGCAGCCCGATCTCGTGACCCGCCTCGTGGATCTGCCGGATGACGTCGGCGTGGGCGAGGGCCTTCCTGCCGACCACGAAGAACGTGGCTTTGTGGCCCTCGCGCGCCAGAATTTCGAGGACTTTGCCCGTGGTCTTGGGGTTCGGGCCGTCGTCGAAGGTCAGCGCAACCGCGCGCGAGCCTGGCTCGCCCCGCCACTCGACGTCACCGAACATCTCGAGCTGCGGCACCAGCACACCCACGGTGCAGAGCAGCGCGTACACGACGAACGCCGCGAGGGCGAGCCAGATTGGCACCGGCTCGATGATCAGCGTGCGCGCGAGCAGCGCCAGCCCACCAAGGCTGGCGACCCAGAGCACGATGCGAAAGGGCGGCATCCGGCGGCTCAGTGTTTGGTAGCCTTGCGCGCGGCCTCTTCGTCGTCGGCTTCGAGCGCCGCTTGCAGATCGTCCGTCGAGGCCACAGCGTCGGCTCCCTCAGCCTCGACGCGTACCTTCTTCGCGGGGGTCTCCGGCGCGCCCGAGTCTCCCGTGTTGTCGAGCTCGTAGAACAACGCCAGCACCGTCGAAATCAACGGCAAGCTCGCGAGTGGCAGCTGCCCGACCGCGCCGTGTCCGAGCTGTCCCAGGTTCAAGCTGACGTTCAACCATTTGCGAACCGCGAACATCGCCAGCGTGGCGATCACCGCGCCCACGCCGGCCTTCAACCCCGCCTCGATGCGCGCGTCTTTCTCCCAGATGGCGCGCCCCGCGACCAGGCCGGTGAGCGCACCGGTCAGCGCCGCCGCCACGTACGCGAGCCACGCAGCGAACACGGGCATGCCCAGGCCGAAGACGACGGCCGCGCCAAGGAGCCCGCCGACGACGGAGCCTTTCAACAGACCAAAGAGCACGCGCTTGAGCACGGTGGCATAAGGTTCTCCTCGACCGGTCCCTCGTCAACCCATTCGAGCGCACACGAGCCCGAAGATCGGAGGCAGGGGGGCGCGGAGGGCTCGGCGGGGCGCCCGCGAAAAAGGTCGGGGCTGCCCATCCGGGGAAAACACCAGGTTATGGTAGGGCCCTTCCGTGCTGTTCA from Myxococcales bacterium encodes the following:
- a CDS encoding protein kinase, which gives rise to MIASGSIISKKYRLVRCLGEGGMGEVWEALNLRTQRPFALKLVHADSQIAPELRERMLREASVAGRLQHPNVIEVYDVGETEAGEPFLVMELLSGETLAELLDRRGNLDSTRAAAVGAEITAALGAAHASGVVHRDLKPANVFLHEDPGHGRVVKVLDFGVSKLLVPDGPSSTVTGAPIGTPAYMSPEQARGLRDLDQRTDLWSVGVMLFEMVAGRLPFDGTTAYAVVGEVLHGNVPRLSEHAPSVDPRLDAIVAKCLERDPELRWASARELGAAIESILPKRASAVVADFDEDATLSRKVARVAPPSEISDTATTAVVGPRAPVSAQTPSLVLPTQTRRLWPVALVSLVGLFLLGVIGVTVYLRMGSAPSADVEGVPPTVAPAVAAVSPGPPELAPATLPAPSNSVSPPTPPSASASAAEKKKPPLRFAPCPKDKLLLDPVTGKPRCVR
- a CDS encoding polysaccharide deacetylase family protein; the encoded protein is MPPFRIVLWVASLGGLALLARTLIIEPVPIWLALAAFVVYALLCTVGVLVPQLEMFGDVEWRGEPGSRAVALTFDDGPNPKTTGKVLEILAREGHKATFFVVGRKALAHADVIRQIHEAGHEIGLHGYQHDRLYSFKPPKHVEEDIARTQLAVEQACGFRPTLFRPPVGHVSSRTAAGAKRAHVRTVAWSARGLDGVGPTDAERAYARIEPGLVDGAIVLLHDSAERDDFEPASVELLPRLLEELGDRKLRAVTVTELLDGPLSEELDEPPSSETT